Genomic segment of Anaerosporomusa subterranea:
GCATACGGGTTGTAAACTATGACGGGCTGCCGTTTTTATGGAAGCGGCTGCAGAGAAGGAAAATGCTATGGGTAGGAATTGCCGCGTTTTTTATTTTGCTGAATTACCTGGCCTCTTATGTCTGGTTTATTGACATTATCGGGACAAAGACAATGGCGAAAGAACGCGTATTGGCAGTTGCCTACGAACAGGGACTTCGGCCCGGAATGCCCAAGGAGCGGCTACAGGAAAAATCCCTTGAAAGCCGTATGCGGCTGGAAATGCCTGAATTGGCTTGGGTTGGTATCAATTCGCAGGGGACCCGGGTTGTCATTGAAGTGGTGGAAAAAACGGTAGCAAAAGAAGAAGATAAAGCACCTGCGCATATTGTGGCCGCAAAGGATGGAATTATAGTAGAAGCGATAGCATTAGCTGGTGAGGTCATTGTAGCGCGAGGAGCGACAGTAAAGCGTGGTGATGTCTTAATAAAAGGAGTTATCAGCGAACCCGCTGTCGTTCAGAGTAAACCAGACGAAAAAAATCAATCACCGAAGAGTCTGCAGATCAGAGCTAAGGGCATTATCAAGGCCAGGGTGTGGTATGAGGGCTATGGCGAAGCGCTGACTGAAGAGACCATCTGGGAACGTACCGGCAATTATTCGTCGTCAGTGACAGCCCGTGTTGGCCCTTGGCAGGCGCTCTTGACTCGCCCGGTTAATCAGCCCTTTCCGCAGTATGAAACCGTGACAGTACAGAAAAAATTCCCAAATTGGAGGAATGGCGAGCTTACTGTCGAATCTACTATCAATACTTATCATGAGCTGCAAGCAAGAGTTGTGACACGGAGAGAGCCAGAAGCCAGAGAACTTGCCCGCGAAAGAGCGCTAGCTGCTGTCAGACAAAAAATTCCCGAGACAGCACAAATTCTTGCCAATGACATTGCAGTTATTAAGCAGACCGAACCTAAGCTTGTTAGGGTAACAGCACATGTCGAAACCATTGAAGATATTGGCGAACCCCAACCCATCAATCCGTAAACAGGAGGTCTTTGCATTGCAGCAATCTACGGAGAAAAAAATCGTACTAGCCGATTCGCAGGAAGCCCTCGCTCTGTTCGGCAGACAGGATGAACATTTACGGCTGATCAGTGACCAGTTTGGTTGCCGGATCGTCGCACGCGGCGATGAGATTACAATTACAGGCGAGGCCGTCGAAGTGGACCTAGCCTATAATCTGCTTAATGAGATGCTATACTTGTTCCGCGAGGGGAATACCATCACCTCGCACGATATACGCTATAGCATTAGAGTATTAAAGGAAGGCAAAGGAGACAGCTTGCATCAGATGCTTGCAGACACCGTGCTGGTGACCGCCAGAGGCAGGCATATCAAGCCCAAAACGCTTGGACAACGAATTTACCTGGAATCGATCAGGCAGAACTATATCACGTTTGGCATCGGGCCAGCTGGCACTGGGAAAACGTACCTTGCTGTGGCCATGGCCGTACATTCCTTAAAGAACAAAGAAGTGGAACGGATTATTTTGACTAGACCGGCAGTCGAAGCTGGAGAAAAACTGGGTTTTTTGCCAGGAGATTTGCAAGATAAGGTGGACCCCTATTTGCGCCCCTTGTATGACGCACTGTATGATATATTGGGCATGGATACCTTCCAAAAATACATGACAAAAAATATCATCGAAGTTGCGCCATTGGCCTACATGCGAGGCCGCACTCTTGACGATGCCTTTATCATTCTTGATGAGGCGCAAAATACGACACCTGAGCAAATGAAGATGTTTCTTACCCGAATGGGCTTTGGTTCTAAAATGGTAATAACCGGTGACATTACACAAGTTGATCTACCACGATCTAACAAATCGGGACTCGAAACTGCCACTCGTATTGTGAAGAATATTGATGGCATCGGCGCGATTTATCTCAATGACAGTGATGTTGTTAGGCACGAAATCGTCGCCCGAATCATCAAGGCATATGAACAGTTTGAGCAGACGTAATGTGGCTTGCTGCCCAGTCACTGGAGACGGGTGCTTTTGACGACGTTTTTTCCCAATGAAATTTTCTTGACTGATACCGTTTGTCTGTGATAGGACAAGTTTTCGACATATCAGACTTTTTAGGCTTAGCAGTAGTGGAGAGGAGTAAGAATAAACATGCAAGTTGTACTAAGTAGCCAGCCCGAATCGCTGGTTGTACCAGACGGCCTCGAGTCAGTCATTCGTACTGTTCTCAATAAAACTGCCGAAGTCTATGACTTATCACCACAAACTGAGGTTAGTATATTGTTTACTGATAATGCCACAATCCACTCGCTTAATCGCGATTATCGGGGCAAAGACATGCCGACCGACGTACTTTCCTTTGCACTCAATGAAGGTGATGAGCCCACGATCATTGATGGTCCGCCTGAGAACTTATTGGGCGATATCATCATTTCGCTGGAGAAAGCTGCAGAACAAGCTGCAGAGTACGGGCACAGCCTGGAACGCGAAGTCGCATTCTTAACCTTGCACGGGTTGTTACACTTGCTTGGCTATGACCATGAAACAGAAGATGATAGGGCAGAGATGCGCCAGGAAGAAGAAGCTGTCCTCGGCCTTCTGGGCATCGGGCGCTAGCAGCATGCGCCGCACATTTTTCCATTCCTTTCAATATGCCTGGCAAGGAGTGGTATACTGTCTCAAAACCCAGCGCAATATGCGGATTCATCTGCTGATGGCGATCAGCGCCTGTGGCTTGGGTTGGCGGCTGGGCTTACCTGCTGGCGAAATGGCTGTGCTGCTGCTGACAATAGGCTTGGTCATTGTGGCGGAACTGCTGAACACAGCTGTGGAAAAACTAGTCGATTTAACCTGCCCACATTATCATCCGCTTGCTAAAGCCGCAAAAGACACCGCTGCTGGCGCTGTGTTGGCCGCAGCGATTATCGCATTGGCGGTGGGGTATTATTTATTTGTTCCACGATTATTTTGAGAGGAGAGCGCCATGACAGATCTGCTTCAAGCTGCCTGTGAGGCACGGAAACTTGCCTATGTTCCGTACTCCCATTTCCCTGTTGGCGCTGCCGTATTGACAGACAGCGGGCGAATCTATACCGGTTGCAATATCGAGAACGCCTCCTACGGCTTAACAGTTTGCGCTGAGCGCACCGCCATCTTCCAGGCGATTGCCGCTGGCGAAAAACGCCTCACTGCCTTAGCCGTTATCGCCGATACACCTGGGCCTACCGCGCCCTGTGGCGCTTGCCGCCAAGTGATGGCAGAATTTCACGTCGAGACTGTCACGATGGCTAATATCAGCGGTGAAAGCCATACCATCAAATTTAACGAACTGCTGCCGTACGCATTTAGCAGCAACGATATGGGGAGTTGAACCACATGAAATCTGATTCATATACATCTGGATTTGTTAGCGTCATCGGTAGACCAAATGTCGGTAAATCCACTCTGGTCAATAGCCTGATTGGTCAAAAAATTGCCATTATGTCGGACAAGCCGCAGACTACCCGCAACAAAATACTGTGCGTGCTGACTTTAAGCGACTCACAGATTCTGTTTATTGATACCCCGGGTATTCATAAACCCAAGCACAAACTTGGTGAATACATGGTCAAGCAAGCTGAAACTACACTGAAAGAGGTTGATGTCATCCTCTTTGTTGTCGATGCGACAGAAGAAATGGGAGCAGGCGAAAAATATATTCTGGAACGCTTGGCTGCTGTTAAAACTCCGGTTATCCTCGCTGTCAATAAAATCGATCTGGTCCAAAAAGAAAAGCTGTTGCCGATTATTGACAATTATCGGGCTCACTATCAATTTGCCGCGGTTGTCCCGATCTCGGCGATGCGCAAGGATAACCTTGCCGCTCTTGTGCAAGAGATAAAAAGCCGCCTGTCGCCTGGACCGCAATACTATCCTGACGACATGGTAACAGACCAACCCGAACGCTTGATTGTCGCTGAATTGGTCAGAGAAAAAGTCCTCACCCTTACTAGGGAAGAAATTCCGCACGCCATCGCAGTTGATATTGAAGAAATTGCTCAACGTGCCAACGAAGATGTGTACATCAGAGCAGTGGTCTATGTCGAACGCGAATCACAAAAAGGCATCGTTATCGGAGCAGGCGGCGCTTTGCTGAAAGAAATCGGCCGTTTAGCCCGCGCCGACATCGAAAACTTGCTCGGTTCAAAAGTTTTTCTTGACCTCTGGGTTAAAGTGAAAAAAGATTGGCGTAATCGGGATGGCGTTCTGCGCTCATTTGGTTATGAATAGTTTCGGGCGTAATCTGCGTGCTGCCTGCCTTCTATCAATCTATTGACCGCTATACAGCGCAATGATATGATTGGTTAAAGAGTGAAGGAAAGGAAGACGTATGAAGTCAATCTCAAAATATTTTTTAAACGGTCTTATCATTATTGTGCCGATTGCGATCACGATTTTCGTGGTTGCCCAGATTTTTTCGTTTGCTGAAAACATTCTGGGACGCCATTTGCCGCAATCCATTCATTTCCCAGGTATCGGGTTGCTGGCAGTCGTGATATTGCTGGTGCTGACTGGCTGGTTGTCGTCCCATTGGCTACTCAAAGAGGTGTTGCAATGGGGTGAGCGCTTAGCTGGATCGATTCCGGTAGTCAAATTCATTTACAATAGTGTCAAAAAGATTTCCACCGCTCTGTTTGAGTCCCAGCAACTGTTAAAAAATGCGGTTTTGGTTCCCTATCCACATCAGGGAGTTAAGGCATTGGGCTTTTTGATGCCAGAGCTATCAGTACCGCTGGCACAGCATTTTAATGAGGAACATGTATGTGTGTTTGTGCCGCTAAGTCTCAACATGACTGCCGGGGTCAATATACTTGTTGCCAAGCAGGACGTCATCGCGTTAGATGTGACTAGCGAAAGTGCCCTGCAATATGTTTTGACAGCGGGCGCCATTATGCCGGATACCGGCAAGGCGACCAACATATAGGGGAGATGCTCTATCGACTCTGTTTCGTATAGTATAGTGAAGATATTTATTGCGTTATTGCTAGTATTAGTCAACGGCTTTTTTGTGTTGGCTGAGTTTGCGTTTGTCAAAGTACGCAAGACCCGTCTGGAAGAGCTTAGTCAACAGGGAGATCGGAGAGCGATGCTTGCGTTAAAAGTCGCCTCTTCGATTGATAGCTATCTGAGTGCAGTTCAGCTAGGGATTACCCTGGCCTCGCTAGCGTTGGGCTGGATCGGCGAACCAGCGATTGTTTCGTTGATTGAGCCGTTGATGCATTACTACTTTCCTGGCAATGTGTTGTTATTGCACACAGTCAGTGTTGTCATTGGTTTTACGATTGTCACGCTGCTGCATGTTGTGTTAGGCGAGTTGATACCCAAGTCGGTCGCGATCCAGCGGGCGGAGAGTATGGCTTTGCTTGTCGTTTGGCCGCTGTACCTGTTTCACAAAATCGGTTATCCAATCATCACAATATTTGACCACACTGCCTGGGCTATTCTGAAGTTGATGGGTGTAAAACAAGCCAAAGACTCGGAGATTGCCCACTCAGAAGAAGAGCTACGGATGATTGTTAGTGCCAGCCAGCGCGGCGGAATATTAAACCAGATGGAGAGCGAACTGATCGACAACGTTTTCGACTTCGCTGATCGTTTGGCCAGAGAAGTCATGGTGCCAAGACAGGATATGATTTGTCTGTTTCTCGAGGACCCACTGGAAGAAAATCTAACAGTCGTCCGTCAATCCGGGCATACCCGTTACCCCCTATGTCACAAAGATAAAGACCATGTTCTCGGCATGGTGCATATTCGTGATTTAATGGATGCTGGTATTTTTCAACAGCAAGAAATTGATTTGCGTACTATTATGCGCGAGATTTTGGTTGTGCCTGAGGGTATGTCAGTGGCAAAACTACTGCAACTGATGCGTAGAAAGAAAACCCATTTAGCGGTGGTCGCTGACGAATATGGCGGCACCGCCGGTTTGGTAGCCTTGGAGGATATTATCGAGGAGATTGTTGGTGATATCCAGGATGAACATGATCACGAAGATACCGAGATGGAACGCTTGCCCAATGGTGTGTATGAATTCGATGGTCGCATGCTGCTTGAGGATGTGGCTGAAGTTCTTGATATCCCGCTCGAGGACCATGAGGAAGACACGATCGGCGGCTATATTTTCGCTCTGCTGGGCAGACGCCCGGAAGTGGGCGACCAGATCATAATTGGCGAGTATCAATTTACCGTCTTAAAGGCTGCCGGATTTCGCGTTATTCGCGTTCAGGCGAAGGCGGTTGACGAGAGTCAAACTAGCCAAGTGCCAGAGACATGAAGCAATATCAGGCCGAAGCGATTGTGCTAGGCATCCGCGATTGGCAAGGTGCAGATAAAATCGTAACCCTATTTACTCGTGAATTTGGCAAAATTACGGCCTTAGCTTTTGGCTTACGACAGGCTAGAAACCAGCTGTCTGGTTGTATCCAACTGTTTTCACACATTGATGTTGTGCTTGGCACTGGGAAGAACCTCGATGTGCTCCGGCAAGCCAGTTTGAAGGAGTCTAACCGTGTATTACGAGAAGATCTTGACAGAATGGCTTACTCGGCTTTAGTGGTTGAAGCTGCGGCCGAACTGTGGCCTGAACGAGAAAGTCAGTCCGAGGCTTTTGATACGTTGTGCTCAGCCTTACACTTACTTTCAGAGCGCAACCCCCGCATCGCCGCCTTGGCAGTTTGCTGGCAACTGCTATCACTAGCTGGTTATCAACCTGAGTTTGATCATTGCGTCATTTGCGGAGATGACCAATGTCTGCTGCCGGCGTTTGACCCGGACGCAGGAGGTGTTTCCTGCCCCAGTTGCCGTCAGCTTGATCATCTCAGCTTGAGCGAGTCTTCTTGCGTTCTCCTTAAACGATTGTTTACACTAAATTTGCTCGAGCCTGAGCATTTTACTACTTCGGCGAGCGCAGTTGCTGAGGTTGAGAATTTACTGTTGCATTTCTTGGCTCATCGTTTAGATAAGCAACTGCATTCGATCTCCTTTATTCGTTCTTTGTCCAACTTGGGTTAAAATGCAGCTCTGTGGGGAAACTAAAAAGAAAACTCTGCAGGGGGGATTGATGATGGAAGAAATCACGTTGGAAAAACTGGATATTTTGCGTGAACGAACTGGCGTCACCTACAGTGAGGCAAAATCTGTTCTCGAGCGTCATAATGGCAATGTCATTGAGGCCTTGGTTGACCTGGAAAATGTAAAAAAATCCAGTTGGACTGAGGAGTTTTCGGTTCGTTCTGGCGAAGTTGTCGAGAAAGTCAAAGAGTATATTCGCGAAGGCAATGTGACCATGATCCGGGTTAAGCACGAAGATCGGACCCTAGTGGAAATTCCGGTCACTTTTGGCGCCATTGGCGCAGTCGTGCTGCCACAATTGGCCGCCTTAGGCGTGCTGGTTGCTGTATTCAAACGTTGCACCATTGAAGTTGTCCGCAAAGACGACGAAGCTGCTGAGACTGACCAGCCAGATCGAGAGCAGGATGACTCCGATAATCCGCGTTTGCCGCGTCCGCAATAAAGACCTAGAAAGCAAACTCGGCAAAAAGACTTGCTTTTGCCGAATATCCAGGCTACAATAATGTATATTATCATCAGGCAATGCGAGAAAGGTAGTACCGCCAGACACAGCGAGCCGGAGACAGTGTGAGTCCGGCAAGGCGCGAACGGCGTTCTCAAGCCGCGAGAGGAAATCCGTCAGCGGAAAGTAAACCTCGCCAGTGTAAAGAGTGGGCTGAATCAGCCAATCAGGGTGGAACCGCGGGTCACAACCCGTCCCTGTAACGCAAGTTACAGAGACGGGTTATTTATATTTTAATGGAATTTTGTATTGCATGAGGAGGCAAGAAAGCATGACATTTCAGGACATAATCCTGACACTACAGAACTTTTGGGCCAGGCAAAACTGCATTATCCAGCAGCCCTATGATGTGGAGAAAGGCGCGGGGACGATGAACCCGGCAACCTTCTTGCGTTCCTTAGGGCCTGAGCCCTGGAACGTGGCCTATGTGGAACCATCCCGTCGGCCGGCTGACGGCCGCTATGGAGACAACCCCAACCGCCTGTTCCAGCATCACCAGTACCAAGTCATTATGAAACCGTCGCCGGCGAATATTCAGGAATTGTATCTCGAGAGCTTGGCAGAACTCGGCATTGATCCGCAAAAACATGACATTCGTTTTGTGGAAGACAATTGGGAATCGCCTACTCTTGGCGCTTGGGGTCTTGGTTGGGAAGTTTGGCTCGATGGTATGGAGATCACCCAGTTCACCTATTTCCAACAGGTTGGCAGTATTGATGTTAAGCCAGTGTCGGTGGAAATCACCTATGGACTGGAGCGACTCGCCATGTACATACAGGGAGTGGAAAACGTATTTGATCTCGAGTGGGTCAATGGTATCACCTATGGTGATGTGTTCCACCGCAATGAAGTCGAACAGTCAACCTACAACTTTGAAATCGCCGACATCGATATGCTGTTCCATTTATTTGATACCTATGAAAAAGAGGCTGTACGCGTCGCCGGTATGGGTTATGTGCTGCCAGCCTACGATTATGTGCTGAAATGTTCACACACCTTCAATCTTCTCGATGCGAGGGGTGCAATCAGCGTTAGCGAACGCACAGCCTATATTGGCAGAGTCCGCAATCTGGCCCGCGTCTGCGCTCAAGGCTACCTCGATCAACGGGAAAAACTCGGCTATCCGCTGCTCAAGGGGGAAAAAGCATGACAAAGCATGTACTGCTGGAAATCGGCACAGAGGAAATACCAGCTCATTTTATGCCAGGCGCATTACGTCAGCTCGAAGCTGCCGCCACCGCGCTGTTTAAGGACCAGCGAATTCAGTGCGGCTCAGTCCGCGCGCTCGGTACGCCCCGGCGTCTGACTTTGATTGTTCGCGATGTGGTAGCTAGTCAAGCAGATAAGCAAAGTAAAAATAAGGGACCTTCAGTCAAGATTGCCTTTGATGCTGACGGTCAACCGACCAAAGCGGCTGCAGGTTTTGCCCGTGGCCAAGGAGTTACGGCTGACCAGCTTGTCGTCGAAGACGGCTATGTCTATGCCGTCGTTGAGGAAAAAGGCGGCCCGGTTGCTGAACTGCTGCCAAAGCTGTTGACTGATCTGATTAGTGGGCTGAGCTTTCCTAAAACGATGCGCTGGGCAGCGATGGATATCCGTTTTGTCCGACCGGTGCGTTGGCTTGTCGCACTATTCGGCGATGCGGTGATTCCGCTCAGTTTTGCAGGTGTGACGGCTGATCGCATTACCTTTGGTCATCGCTTCCTCAGCCAAGGCTTGATCGCTATCGAGTCAATAGAAGACTATTTGGCTAAGATGGCCTCCCACTTCGTCATGGTTGATCCTGAGGAGAGAAGAAGTGTTATCCGCCAGCAGATTGAAGCTCTAGCTGCGGAAAATGGCGGATCGGTCGCGATTGATGAAGACCTGCTGGAAGAAGTTATTTTTCTGGTCGAGTATCCGACCGCTCTCTGCGGCGAATTCGATCCGGCGTATTTGGCATTGCCGCCAGAAGCGGTTATCACTCCCATGCGTGAGCACCAGCGTTATTTCCCTGTTCTGGGAGCAGACGGCAAACTACTAGCCAAATTTATTACCGTTCGCAATGGCGGTAAAGAGCATTTGGAGATCGTCCGTCATGGCAATGAACGGGTGCTACGGGCCCGTTTAGCTGACGCCAAATTCTTCTATGAAGAAGACAAGAAAACCCCACTGGCTGAACGGGTGGATAAACTCAAAACCATCGTCTTCCAGGAGGGACTGGGCACACTCTACGACAAATCGGTGCGTATCCAGAACTTATCAGAAAAGATTACAGCTGAGCTTGTTGACCCGGTAGATACAGCTACAGTCCGCAGGGCGGCTTATTTGGCGAAGGCCGATTTGGTTACCGGTATGGTCAATGAATTCACTGAACTGCAAGGCATCATGGGGCGAGAATATGCGCTGCTCGCCGGCGAGTCGGCAGAGGTTGCTGAAGCGGTTTTCGAACACTATTTGCCTCGTTTCGCCGGTGACACACTGCCTAAGACAACTGCCGGCCGCATAGTCAGCATCGCTGATAAGGCGGACAATATTACTGCAACATTTAGCCGGGGTCTTATCCCTACTGGTTCGCAGGATCCATACGCACTCAGACGACAAGCACTAGGCATTGCCAATATCCTGCTTGAATCTGGACTGCATCTATCACTGTCACGTCTATTTTGCGATTCGATGGAGCTGTTGGCAGTCGAGAGCACAAAGCGCACCGCGTTGTTAAATGATATTCTCGAATTTTTCCGCATTCGTTTAAAAGGTGTACTTGCCGATAAAGGTATTCGCTATGACCTTGTCGACGCGGTGATGGCTGTCGGTATTGACGACGTTTGTGATGTCCTGGCGCGGGCCAATGCGTTGACTGGCTTTGCCGAAGACTCTGAGTTGCTGCGAATTGTGCAGGCGTTTACCCGGGTCGCTAATCTGGCGAAAAACGCTAGCACTGAGGAGATTCAGCCAGAACTATTTGCGGTTGACGCAGAGAAGACGCTACACGATGCCGTATCGCAGGTGGAATTGCAGCTTGCTGCTCTCTTGTCACAACGCGACTATTTGGCGATGTTGCGTGTAATGAGTCAGTTGGTTGAGCCTATTGACTTATTCTTTAATTCGGTCATGGTCATGGCCGAAGACCCTGCTGTTAGAGCAAACCGCTTGGCGTTACTGAAAAAACTGGTCTCGCTGACTACGCCCCTGGCGGATTTAAGCAAGATTGTTGTATGAACAGGAAAGGGGGAGAGCCTGCAATGGGAAACACTGTGATTTACGCACTGTCAGACTCGATTGGTGAAACCGCCGAATCGGTCGCTCGGGCGGCAGCCAGTCAGTTTGATGCTGATACATTGGAAATCGTCCGCATTCCCTATATTCATTCTGTGAAACAGTTGGAGAGCGTGCTCTCTGATGCAGCCAGGCAGCCGTCGATCATCTGCCACACGATTGTTTCGTCCGATTTGCGCCAGGCGTTAACCGAGAAAGCTGCCAGTGCAGGCATCCTGACTATTGATATTATGGGGCCGATGATCCAGGCTACCCAGAAGGTTTCAGGATTGTCGCCGAAATTGACACCAGGTCTGATTCACAAACTGGACCAGGAGTATTTCCGCCGCGTCGAAGCGGTGGAATTTGCAGTCAAATATGATGATGGCAAAAATTCGGGCGGACTGCTGAAAGCGGATATTGTGATTGTTGGTGTGTCGCGTACTTCGAAGACACCGCTCAGTATGTATCTGGCACATAAAAAGTGGAAGGTCGCTAATGTGCCGTTAGTCCCGGAGATACCGCCGCCGCATGAGCTATTTCAGGTGCCGCCCGCGCGTATCATCGGCTTGGTGATTGATCCACACAAACTAAACGAAATCCGGGCAGAACGGCTGAAAGTGATGGGCCTAGCTCCGGACGCCAGCTACGCCGCCGTCGATCGGATTGAGGAAGAACTAGAATATGCTAAGGTTGTCATGGGCAAATTGAATTGCCCGGTGATTGACGTATCCAATAAAGCGATTGAAGAGACCGCCAACCGGATACTGGAGTTAATCGTCGAAAACAGGGAAGCCTAACCACCGAAAGAACAAAAAGAGGGGAAGATTGCCTCGCTTGGCCCGCAAATGACAATTCTGTCATCGCGAGCGGAGTGCGGCGATCTTCCCCAGTTTATTTTTTGAGTTCGGTTACAGCAACTGATTGGTCTTGAAACTATAGGACGCGGTATCAGCTTTCGTTGTAGCGCCATCCCGTGTGATTGCTACATTACCAGTAAATACTGCCAGTTTAGTCTTCCAATTGTATTCGGCGTGGTCGGCGACGATATCTATATTAGACCGGCTAAAACGCAAACCACCATCAATTTTCGCCATATGATCTTTTCCGTAGACATATACGCTATCCCCAGTAAAGAAAATATCTCCCTCAGCCACAGTCACGCCGCCGGTTCCCCACACTTCGAAGGAGCCTAAGCTAACCTTGGCTTGGGAAGCGGTAAAGGTTCGCTTGCCAGCCTCAATAAGAACATTACCTTTAAGAACATATACTCCATCGCCTGGATCGAAATAGGTGGTGTCCGCTTTGATTACCGGCATCGCGGCGAAAACAACATTGGAGAGTACGAGTAATAGCAACAGCGTCAGCATCGCAACGCGTTTATTCATTTAGGTCACCTCTTACGCAAACATATTCTTAATTATAGCAAGGAATTCTGAATTTGGGTATGGAATTATCTGCCTATGTTCTCACTTGGCTATGGCATAAGCTTTTTGAAGCATGCTATACTAAAAATAGAAAGCCCAGAGAGGGAGGGGTCAGAATGACCGTCAGGGAACGCATTGAGG
This window contains:
- the glyS gene encoding glycine--tRNA ligase subunit beta, whose product is MTKHVLLEIGTEEIPAHFMPGALRQLEAAATALFKDQRIQCGSVRALGTPRRLTLIVRDVVASQADKQSKNKGPSVKIAFDADGQPTKAAAGFARGQGVTADQLVVEDGYVYAVVEEKGGPVAELLPKLLTDLISGLSFPKTMRWAAMDIRFVRPVRWLVALFGDAVIPLSFAGVTADRITFGHRFLSQGLIAIESIEDYLAKMASHFVMVDPEERRSVIRQQIEALAAENGGSVAIDEDLLEEVIFLVEYPTALCGEFDPAYLALPPEAVITPMREHQRYFPVLGADGKLLAKFITVRNGGKEHLEIVRHGNERVLRARLADAKFFYEEDKKTPLAERVDKLKTIVFQEGLGTLYDKSVRIQNLSEKITAELVDPVDTATVRRAAYLAKADLVTGMVNEFTELQGIMGREYALLAGESAEVAEAVFEHYLPRFAGDTLPKTTAGRIVSIADKADNITATFSRGLIPTGSQDPYALRRQALGIANILLESGLHLSLSRLFCDSMELLAVESTKRTALLNDILEFFRIRLKGVLADKGIRYDLVDAVMAVGIDDVCDVLARANALTGFAEDSELLRIVQAFTRVANLAKNASTEEIQPELFAVDAEKTLHDAVSQVELQLAALLSQRDYLAMLRVMSQLVEPIDLFFNSVMVMAEDPAVRANRLALLKKLVSLTTPLADLSKIVV
- a CDS encoding pyruvate, water dikinase regulatory protein, with amino-acid sequence MGNTVIYALSDSIGETAESVARAAASQFDADTLEIVRIPYIHSVKQLESVLSDAARQPSIICHTIVSSDLRQALTEKAASAGILTIDIMGPMIQATQKVSGLSPKLTPGLIHKLDQEYFRRVEAVEFAVKYDDGKNSGGLLKADIVIVGVSRTSKTPLSMYLAHKKWKVANVPLVPEIPPPHELFQVPPARIIGLVIDPHKLNEIRAERLKVMGLAPDASYAAVDRIEEELEYAKVVMGKLNCPVIDVSNKAIEETANRILELIVENREA
- a CDS encoding LptA/OstA family protein, giving the protein MNKRVAMLTLLLLLVLSNVVFAAMPVIKADTTYFDPGDGVYVLKGNVLIEAGKRTFTASQAKVSLGSFEVWGTGGVTVAEGDIFFTGDSVYVYGKDHMAKIDGGLRFSRSNIDIVADHAEYNWKTKLAVFTGNVAITRDGATTKADTASYSFKTNQLL